The following are encoded together in the Pseudodesulfovibrio indicus genome:
- a CDS encoding response regulator has product MSESPVRVLLVDDEIGFLDVLAKRMGKRGYAVTTAGSGAEGIQVLRGNDFDVAVLDLKLEDMDGIEVLQIMKKMVPDLPVIMLTGHGSEQAAREGVKSGAFDYLLKPCALDDLLDKIGEAAAGTASSQNETE; this is encoded by the coding sequence ATGAGCGAGTCCCCCGTCCGCGTTCTGCTGGTCGACGACGAGATCGGCTTCCTCGATGTGCTGGCCAAGCGCATGGGCAAGCGGGGCTACGCGGTGACCACGGCGGGCAGCGGGGCCGAGGGCATCCAGGTGCTCAGGGGCAACGATTTCGACGTGGCCGTCCTGGACCTCAAGCTGGAGGACATGGACGGCATCGAGGTCTTGCAGATAATGAAGAAGATGGTGCCGGACCTGCCGGTGATCATGCTCACGGGCCACGGCTCGGAGCAGGCGGCCCGCGAAGGCGTCAAATCCGGGGCCTTCGACTACCTGCTCAAGCCGTGCGCCCTGGACGATCTGCTGGACAAGATAGGCGAGGCCGCCGCAGGGACGGCGTCCTCGCA
- a CDS encoding response regulator translates to MPARILLVDDERGFVDTMAKRLENRGYTVGVAYDGPQALAALDGDVWYDVVVLDVKMPGMDGNEVLKIVKADHPLVEVIMLTGHATVESAIEGMKSGAFDYMMKPCNLEDLVSKVEDAYDKKQAHENKILEARARHIVLRRGD, encoded by the coding sequence ATGCCTGCAAGGATTCTACTCGTTGACGACGAACGGGGTTTTGTGGACACCATGGCCAAGCGGCTGGAGAACCGGGGCTATACCGTGGGCGTGGCCTACGACGGCCCGCAAGCCCTCGCCGCGCTGGACGGCGACGTCTGGTACGATGTGGTCGTCCTGGACGTGAAGATGCCCGGCATGGACGGCAATGAGGTGCTCAAGATCGTCAAGGCCGACCACCCCCTGGTGGAGGTCATCATGCTCACCGGCCACGCCACCGTGGAGTCGGCCATCGAGGGCATGAAGTCCGGGGCGTTCGACTACATGATGAAGCCGTGCAACCTGGAGGACCTGGTGTCCAAGGTGGAGGACGCCTACGACAAGAAGCAGGCCCACGAGAACAAGATCCTGGAGGCGCGCGCCAGGCATATCGTCCTTCGGCGCGGGGACTAG